From a region of the Archocentrus centrarchus isolate MPI-CPG fArcCen1 chromosome 18, fArcCen1, whole genome shotgun sequence genome:
- the LOC115796659 gene encoding low affinity immunoglobulin gamma Fc region receptor II-a-like gives MEVGALHRLYAGFHIVPDRLQLLQYESLSFHCDAPDGSAQLRGVRNTEGFLSACDMKQSSTAYCTIHRAYQADSGKYWCETEGGERSSTVNITVTAGSVILESPVFAVLEGHCVTLSCRNKSTSSQLHADFYKDGVLIGNSTTGDMMIHSVSTADEGRYKCSISDAGGSPESWLAVTGSAAFTDRSTQIYLILRTVFTVVMVALLLLLLGLLHCGKLRLS, from the exons ATGGAGGTGGGAGCTCTCCACAGACTGT aTGCAGGTTTTCACATCGTTCCAGACAGACTGCAGCTTTTACAGTACGAGTCTCTCTCTTTTCACTGTGACGCTCCCGATGGTTCTGCTCAGTTACGCGGGGTCAGGAATACTGAGGGATTTCTTTCAGCATGTGACATGAAGCAGAGCTCAACAGCATACTGCACCATTCATAGAGCCTATCAAGCAGACAGTGGAAAATATTGGTGTGAgactgaaggaggagagagaagcaGCACTGTCAACATCACTGTCACTG ctGGCTCCGTGATCCTGGAGAGTCCCGTCTTTGCTGTGTTGGAGGGTCACTGTGTGACTCTGAGCTGCAGGAACAAGTCCACTTCCTCCCAGCTCCACGCtgatttctataaagatggaGTCCTCATAGGGAACAGCACAACAGGAGACATGATGATCCACAGTGTTTCCACAGCTGATGAAGGACGGTACAAGTGCAGCATCTCTGATGCTGGTGGATCACCGGAGAGCTGGCTGGCTGTCACAG GGAGCGCAGCCTTCACAGACCGCTCGACTCAAATTTACCTCATTCTGAGGACTGTTttcactgtggtgatggtggctctgctgctgctgctgctgggactTCTTCACTGCGGGAAACTTAGACTttcataa